The Streptomyces sp. NBC_00510 genomic interval AGGACGCCTCATGGTGGCCGGTGTTCATCAGGAAGGCGTTGAGGTGTAGTTGGCGCCCGGTCACTGGTGTTCCTCCCCGAGGTTCGGGTGCTCTTGGTGGTGGCGGTGCTCGGTGACGCCGAGGGCGGTGAGCAGGCGCTCGCGGTATTCGGCCAGGAGCGGGTCGCGGTGCGAGCGCGGGTGCGGGCGCTCGATGGCCAGATCCAGGCCGATGCGCCCCCGGTCGAGCACGAGCACCCGGTCGGCCAGAACGAGGGCCTCGTCCACGTCGTGGGTGACGAGCAGTACGGAGGGCCGGTGGCGTTCCCACAACGCGCGCAGCAGTGCGTGCATCCGGATCCGGGTGAGCGCGTCCAGGGCGCCGAAGGGCTCGTCGGCGAGCAGCAGCTCGGGGTCGCGGACCAGGGAGCGGGCCAGCGCGGCGCGCTGTGCCTCACCGCCGGACAGTTCGTTGGGCCAGGCCCGTTCGCGGCCGGCCAGACCCACCTCGGCGAGGGCGGCGCGGCCGCGTTCGGTGGCTTCCTTGCCGTCCGTCCCCAGCAGCGCGTTGTCGAGCACGCGGCGCCAGGGCAGCAGCCGGGAGTCCTGGAAGACGACGGAGACCCTTTCCGGGGCGGTCAGTTCGCCGCTGCCGACGACGTGGTGGTCGAGCCCGGCGATGGCCCGGAGCAGGGTGCTCTTGCCGGAGCCGCTGTGGCCGAGCAGGGCCGTGAACTGTCCGGCCGGGATGGAGAGATCGATGCCGTCGAGGACGGTACGGCCGTCGAAGGAGCGGGTCAGCCCGGTGAGCCGGACCGCCGCGGCCTCGACATCGGTCAGTTGCTCAGCGTGCGTCGCCACGACAGCACCCTCCGTTCGATGAGGCGGACCGTGCTGTCGGAGACCAGGCCGAAGACGCCGTAGATCAGCAGGCCGACGAGGATGGTGTCGGTGCGTCCGTAGTTCTGGGCCTGGAACATCATGTATCCGAGGCCGCTGGTGGCGTTGATCTGCTCCAGGACGACCAGGGAGAGCCAGGACCCGGTCACTCCGAGCCGCAGGCCGACGAAGAAGCCGGGCAGCGCGCCGGGGATGACGATCTGCCGGATGAAGGCGATCCGGGACAGGCCCTGGACCTCGGCGAGTTCGACGTAACGGTGGTCGATGCCGGACAGTGCCGCGTGCAGGTTCAGGTAGATCGGGATGTAGACGACGATCGCGATGATGGCGATCTTGAAGGTCTCACCGATGCCGAGCCACAGGATGAACAGCGGGATCAGACCGAGGGTCGGGATCGCACGGTTCAGCTGCACCGAACCGTCGATCAGGGCCTCGCCGACCCGGCTGAGCCCGGCCGCCAGGGCGAGGACCACGCCGGCGGTCAGCCCGAGGGCGAACCCGTATCCGGCGCGTTCCAGCGACGTGAGCACGTCGGTGGGCAGCGTCCCGTCGGTCCACAGCCGGCCGGCGGTGCGCAGCACCGTCCAGGGGGCCGGGATCGCGCCCGGGTCGAGCTGACCGGCGGCGGACGCGGCGGCCCACAGGGCGACGAACAGGCCCGGGCCGACGAGTCGGGAGGCGGGCAGCCGTTTGCCGGGCGCAAGGCGGCGGGATTTGGTGCGACGTACCGCGGGAGCCTTCGTCGCGGGCTGGGTCACCACGGGTGCCGTCTCGGTGGCGGTCATGGTCATCACCTCCGGTACTCGGCAGGGACGGCCTTCGCCGCGATGCCCTCGAAGCGCCGGTCGAACAGCGAGTCGACGTCGAACCCCTTCACGAAGCCGCCCTCGGCCAGCAGGTCCGCGGTCTCCTGCTCCCACTTCACCGCCTCGTCCCAGCTCGGCGGGAACAGCGGCTTGTTGGTGAGCGCGGTGATCGACCGGGCCTGCACGAGGGTGAGGTTCTGGGTCTTGACGTAGAACTCCCGGTTCCAGGCGTCCGGGTGCTCGTACGCCCACACCTGGCCCTTCGCCCAGCGCGGGATGTACGCGGCGACCGCGGCGGCCTTCGCGGGGTCGGCCAGCACGGAGGAGGGCGCCCACAGCAGGTTGAGGAGGTCCACGACGTCGGTGGCGATGGTTCGCGCGCCCTTGGAGCCGTACTGCTGGATGTAGGCGGGGGCCTGCTGGTTGGCCAGCGGGGCGATGTCGACCTGGCCCGCCTGGAGCGCGGTGAGGAACTGGTTGCTGGTCAGCGGCACCAGGTTCACCTCGTCGTACTTCAGCCCGGCCTTCTTCAGGGCGCGCAGCAGGACGACGCCCTGCGCCTGCCCCTGAGAGAAGGCCAGCTTCTTCCCCCGAAAGCCCTGGACGTCCTGGATGTCGCTGCCGGGCTTGGTGGCGAAGGCATAGGTGGGCTTGCGGGTGATGTTGATCGCGACGATCTTCGCGTCGTAGCCCTGGAAATGCGCCTGGATCGGCGGGATCCCGGCGTTGTTGGCGAGGTCCAGGGACTTGGCGCGGAAGGCGTTGATGACATCGGGACCGGCCCCGATGTTCAGCCAGTCGGCGACGGTGAAGGGCAGGTCGGCCAGGCCCGCCAGCTTGAACTGGAGCTGCTGGACGCCCTGGTAGGAGGCGATCTTCAGGCTCGTCCCGGAGGGCACCTGGGAAGCCAGCGGTGCGGACGCGGCCCCCTTGGACCGGGCGACGTCGGCGCTGGCTCCCGCGCAGCCGGCGAGCCCGGCAGCGGCGGCGACGCCGAGCAGGGAGGACAGGAACAGCCGCCGGTCGACGCCGGATGGGGAGGGGGACAAAGGTGGCATGGGAGCACTCCGGGAGTTCATGGGACGGGAAACGCGCGTGTTTCCGGGCAGGGCGAAGCCAGGAAGGGAAATCGCGCGCAGAAACAGGCACACGCCGAAGGCGCGGCAAAAAGAAGGAAGTACGGCGTCGTCAGCGCGTCAACGTCAATGCCTCAACGCGGCAACGCGTCAACAACTCAGCAACACAGAGTGCGACCGACCCGCATCAGGTCGATGACACGGCACTTGGTCAGCCTGACCTGCCGCGACGGCGTCAGCGCGACACCGGTGTTCCGGTCGCGGCCCTGCCGCGACCGGAACACCGGGGAAAAGCCCTGCGCGCTGCTCATGCACAGGATGCTCCTGGCCACGCGCAACCCCTGTCAACATTCGGAGTTTCTGAATTAAGTCCGCCCCGGTGACGCGCCCAGCGGATCCCGGTAGAGCACGTCGAGCGCCACCGAACCGCCCGCCACGGCCAGCACCGAGTCCGGGAAACTGGTCGGCACGACCACCGCCCCCCTCTCCGGCCCCACCGCCTCACGCAGCGCACCGAGGCAGTCCTCCCGGTACATCACCCCGACCTCGGTGACCACGACCGTGTCCGGATTGAGCACGTCGAGCAGCAGCCGGGCCGCCCGACCGACCATCCGGGCGCGCTCCATCAGCAGCCGTACGGCCACCTGGTCGCCGTCGGCCGCGGCGTCCACCACGTGCATCGGATTCGCGGTGCGGATGACACCCCGCTCGCGCGCCCGGCGGCACAGCGTCCGCTCGCTCAACTCGACCTGAAGGCACCCGGTACGGCCGCAGCCGCACGGCTCCGTGCCGCCCTCCACCGGTAGGTGGGCGATCGCCCCGGCCTGCGAGCGGGGGCCGTGGTGCACCTCGTGGCCGGTGGCGAAGGCCGCGTCCACCACATTCCCCACGAACAGGTGCAGCAGGCTCCGGGCGCCCCGCACCTGCCCGAACAGCCGCTCCCCGTTGACCAACGCCCGTGCGTGCCCGTCCACATGGACCGGCAGGCCGGTGCGCACGCCGATCGCCTCCCGGACGGCAACGTCACGCCAACCCAGCAGCCCGTGCTCCACGATGGTCCCGCACTCCCGGTCCACCCAGCCCCCGGCCGCCACGCCGACGCCCAGCGGGGTACGGTCGCCGGCCTCCTTCAGCAGCGCACCGAGCCCGTCCGCGGCGTTCGCCAGGACCCGGCCCGGCTCAATGCCGTCGCCGTGACCCAGTCGCCGTTCGGCGAGCACCCGCCCGCGCAGGTCCAGAAGGGCGACGGTGGTGTAGGGCACCGCCACGTGCACCCCGCCGACCACGAACCGGGAGGCGTCCAGGTCGACGGGTATGTGCGGGCGCCCGACCCCCTTCGACCGCCGGGGCACGGCGGCCTCCCGGATCAGACCGAGAGCCCCCAACTGGGCGCAGTGATCGGACACCGAGGCCGGGGACAAGCCGGTCAGAGCCGCGATGGTGCTCCGCGCGACCGGCCCGTGCTCCAGCACGGACCGCAGGACGACACTGGCGCTTCTCCTGCGCCTGGCGCCGTCCGAGGCCCGGCCGGCCACCGCGGGGGCCGGGGGAGAGGGAAGGGCGACCTGGGGAATGGGTACCGCTGAGCGAGGCATGGGGAACTTCCTCGGGAACTGGTCCGACACTGCGCCGTCTGCGTCTCGGCGGCCGGATTCGTTCCGGCCGGCCTAGCTGTGGCGACAGGTGGCCGTGCCCTGGCGTCGCAGGTCGACATAGCGACGCGACGCGAAGTTCTCAGCCTGGGCGACCATGGCTCGAAGCTAGCAAATGAGGCCGCCGCTGCCCAGGTGCCGCCGATTCGGACGGCCATCGACGGAGAACCACCGGTCGGTCAGTCGTCCTGGTCCCGGTCGCCGGGTCCGGCGACCGGGACCGTGCGTCGTCTTCGACGGGCCGCCGGTCCACCGCCGGCACCGGCCGGGCTTCGGTGTGTTACCGCGCGGCCGGGATTGCCGCTCTTGCCGCCCCTGCCGTCCGGCCGGGCATGTCGACGTCGAGCGTGAGGCGGTGTCGTAGGAGGCGTCCCAACCGTCGTTCCACTTGTGTGTAGATGAGCGCGGCGAGACCAAGCACAAAGAGGAGAGACACCGTCATCGACGGCAGTAGTCCCAGCCCTGGCACTGCCTTGAGCAGTCCCTTGGCCAAGGGGATCCCGATGCTTTGGTGGACGAGGTAGAAGGGATACGTCAGTCCTCCGGCTGTGATCAGCCAACGCCACCGCACTCCAGCCCACGGTCCGACACCGGCCAGCGCCAGCAGCGCGAGGCAGAGGGTGAGTATGACCGCGCACATGGCCCAGGAGGGCCGTCCCTCGCCACTGGCATGGTCTGCCACGCGGAATTCCAGCACGGTGAGTGCGTAGCACCAGGCGAAACCCAGCAGCAGCCACAGCAGCAGGTTCTGGCCGAACCTGCGCATCAGGTAGAGCACGATTCCGGCGACGAAGAGGCCGGCGTACCGGCTCAGTACGAACTCGTTGAGTATCGGCGAGTCAACTTCAAGTGCGATGGCACCGGCCAGGAGCCAGGCTCCGCAGAACGCCACCATCCTTCGATAGGTCAGCCCGAAGATGAGCAGCACGGCCATCAGGAGGTAGAAGCGGGCCTCCACCCAGAGCGTCCAGCTCACGCCGCTGACCAGATCAAGGCCCAGTGGGCCCGGAGCCATCGTCAGGTTTCCCAGGACCGTACGGGTGTCGATGCGCGGGGCGGCATCCCAGTGACCCAGCTGCGCGACCACGAGGAGCGCAACCACCAGGAGCACCGTGCACCAGTAGGCCGGGAAGAGGCGTGAGATGCGGGAGACGGTGAACTGCGCGGGTGTACGTCCCCAGCCGCTCATGCAGATGACGAATCCACTGATGACGAAGAAGAACTCGACGCCGAGCCAGCCGTAACCGCTGATCGTGTGCAGGAGCGGGATGGTGTCCTTGAGTTCGGTCTTTCCCCAGAAGTGTGGGGTGGGCGTGCCCAGATAGTGGTAGGCGGCCACCATGGCCGCTGCCACCAGGCGGAGCCCGTCGATGGCGGCCAGCCGTACCGGCCCTTTCTGCGGCCGGCCGGAGTCGAGGGACCCGCTGATCTCGGCGGTGCGGTGGCCGTGACTCCGGGCCTGTCGTTCCTTACCAGGATGCACGCTCATGCCGTGTGCCCCTCTTCGTGGATCGTTCGTCGCAGGCCATGAGCCCCAGGGAGAACAGGGCATGGCCGCACATTGGTTGGGCGCTCAGATGGAAACCAAGGACGGTGTGACCGGTGAGCACGCCCAGGACTATACATGCCATGTATACACACGCTGTATAGGAGTGTGTTTCTTCTCCCGCTCTCCACACCTTCATCGGCGGGGTCAGGACGTCGACGCCATCGGAAGCCGCATGTCGACCGCACGTGAGCGTTGATTTCTACCGCTCAGGCATGGTTCTTCTGGGACTTCTGGGGGGTGAGGGAGGTATCCGACGTCTTGGCGTCGGCTTCGTGCGGAAGCGTGCGCGGTGGCATCGGCGCCGGGAATCCGGAGAGAAGGCGGTCGGGACCGAGCAGGAACGGCATCCGCTTCACAGTGTTCACACGACTCAAGACAGGGGACATTCACCCCGCTCGAGCGGCACGGCTGGAGCCACAGCCCGGTCCTCCGCGGCGGATCCGGGCGCGATGGCGCGGTCCGGGTAGCGGTGCCCGCAGGGCTCAGCCCCCTATTCGAGCACCGTGCCGTCGGCTGACACGTCCTGCATCAACTCCGCGATGTCGGTGGGGATCGGCGGTACGGTTTCGCGGCGCACCCCGGTCTCCGGCGACCACACCAGGTTGACCGTCAGGTCCGGGTTGAGGTCGGGGTAATCGGACCGGTTGTGGCAGCCTCGTGTCTCGCGCCGCTCCAAAGCGCACTCCAGTGTCGCTCGAGCGGCGAGAACGGTGGACCGGAGGTTGAAGGCGAACGCGAGGTCCTGGAAGCCGCTGATGTCGACGTGCACACCCACGTCCGCCATTCGCGTCTCGATCTCGTCGAGTCCGGCGAGTCCGGCGGCGAGTCCGGCCTCGTCCCGTACGACGCCGGCGTGCTTCGTCATCAGGTGCCGCACCGACCGTTGCAGCCCGCGGACGTTCTGGTCGCCGTCTGCGGCCAGAAGCCGGTTGACCTCCGCCTCCGCGGCACGAATCGCCCCCAGCGACCGTTGCTGGCCGGTGAGCTCGGCCGAGTACTCCGCAGCGGCCCGGCCGGCGATACGGCCGTAGACGAGCAGTTCGATCAGGGGGTTTCCCTCCAACCGGTTGGCGCCGTGCAGACCACTGGCGGCCTCCCCGATCACGAAGAGCCCGTTGACATCGGTGCTGTGGTCCTCGGGCCGGACCCAGACACCGCCCATCGAGTAGTGAGCGGTCGGTGCGACCTCGATCGGATCGCGAGTGACATCCATCTGCAGGTCCAACAGGGTCCGGTGCACGCGCGGCAGCCGCGTCAGGACCGTCTCGCGCGGCAAGTGGGACAGGTCGAGCCACACACCGCCGGCCTGGGTTCCGCGGCCCTCCTTGATCTCGGTGTAGGACGCCAGCGCGACCCGGTCCCTGCTGGAGAGCTCCATCCGCTCGGGGTCATAGCGCGCCATGAACCGCTCACCGAGGTTGTTGAGCAGGACCCCGCCCTCGCCGCGCGCAGCCTCGCTGACGAGCGTGCCGGCCGCGTTCTCCGGATTGACCAGCCCGGAGGGGTGGAACTGCACCAGTTCGGCGTCACGCAGCCGGGCACCGGCCTCGACGGCCAGGCGGAGGGAGTCGCCGGTGTTCTCGTCGCGACGCGACGACGCACGCCGCCAGATGCGCGTGTGCCCTCCGGTCGCAAGGATCACGGCGTCGGCATGCACGACGTAGCGCGAGCCGTCGACGAGGTCGAATCCATAGGCACCGAACACCGTCCCGTCGTCGACCAGCAGTCGGGTGACGTACAGGTTCGACAGGATGGGAATGGCGAGCCGGTTCGCGCGTTCGCGGAGCACTCGCTGCACCTCCGAGCCGGGGGAGTGGCCGGCGAGTGCGGTGCGTCGGTACGCGGGGGCGCCGAAGTGGCGCTGAGCGATCCGGCCGTCGCCATGGCGGTCGAAACGCATGCCGTAGCGCTCCAAGTCGTGGACTCCCCGCGCGGCGTGGCGGGCCACGACCAGCACGGTGCGTGGGTCGGCCAGCGAGTGGCTCTCCCGCAACGTGTCAGCCGCATGCTGCTCCCACGTGCCGGCGGGGTCGGTGGTGGCCAGCGCCGCGTTGACACCGCCGGATGCCAGGACGGTGTGGGCATCGTCGGCCGCGCGCTTGCCCACCGCGATGACCGCGACACCGGCCTCGGCGACTTCGATGGCCGCTCGAAGGCCTGACCCACCGGTCCCCACCACGAGAACGGACGTCGCGAGTTGGTGTCCGGGCGATGACATGGAACCTCCTGGGACAGCGGACGGACGATAGGCAGTGCCTGACCCGATAGCGGCGCCGTCCGTGACAGCCCCGGGAAATTTTTCGCTGTGGAGTAAGTCACACGCTTGGGGATCCCCAGCCGGGCATGCCGACGCCGTGATGGTGATGCGGCGTATCGCCGAGGCGGAGCAGTCCCACCGTCGTCAGGTCCGCCGGATCCTGTGCCGGTCGAAGGCGTACGCCGGTGCCGCACGCGGTTTCTGGAACGTACCCGCGAGACCGAATTTCGCGGGACAGGGACCCGGATCACCGGCCTCAGGCGTGGCCCGCTCCAGGCCCACGCGTTCGGCACACCCTCCCACTCTTCACAATAGTGTGACACGAAGTGTGAAAGTGGCGGTCGCCCCAGGTATGGTTTCGACGGTCGTCCCGGCAACCGTCGTGGGAGCCGTCCCAGGAACCTCTAGGAGCCGCACCGCATGACCGCCAGCCCGCTTCCCGTCCTGGTTGGCAGGCATCGCGAGTGTGCGGCAATCGACGACCTGCTGGTCGGACTGCGCAAAGGTGAGTCCCGCGTATGGGTGATCCGTGGCGAAGCAGGCATCGGAAAGTCGGTGCTCCTGGAGTACGCGGCCACCCAGGCGTCGCGGGTCACGGTGACCCGGGCGCGAGGTATCGAAGCCGACATGGAACTGCCCTACGCGAGTCTGCACCAGCTGTGTGCGCCGTTCCTGACCGAGGTCGAAGCGTTGCCGGGACCCCAGCGCGATGCCCTCCGCGTCGCATTCGGGATGGCGGCCGGAGACCCGCCTGACCGCTTCCTGGTCGGCCTCGCCGTGCTGACTCTCTTCACCCGGGCCTCGGAGACCCGACCGGTGCTCGTCGTGGTCGACGACGCCCAGTGGCTGGACCAGGTCTCCCTGCAGACACTGGAGTTCGTGGCCCGGCGCCTTCTCGCCGAGGCGGTCGCGATGGCGTTCGCCGTACGCGACCCCGAGGGGCGGGCCGCACTGGTCGGTCTGCCGGAGATGCGGATCGGCGGTCTCGACGCCGCCGCGGCGGGAGAGCTCCTCGAGGCCGCCGTCGGTGGGCGGCTGGAGAAGCGGGTCCGGGACCGGTTCGTGGCCGAGATGCACGGCAACCCACTCGCGCTGCTCGAGTTCTCCCGCGGCCGTAGCGCCGCCGATCTGGCCTACGGGCTGGACTCGAGTTCCCCAAGTGTCCCAGTCGCGGTGTCGAGCCGGATCGAACGGGACTTCGCCAGCCGGCTCGGTTCGCTGCCCGCGCCGACCCGGACGCTGCTGCTGATCGCCGCGGCGGAACCGGTCGGTGACGCGCGCCTGCTGGTCCGCGCAGCCGCCTCTTTGAAGATCACTCCCGATGCCGCACCGGCCAAGGCGGCCGGCCTGATCGAGTTCGGTGAGTCCGTCCGGTTCCGGCACCCGCTGGTCCGTTCGGCGGTCTACCACCAGGCCGACCCCGAAGAACGCCGCGCGGTGCACCGGGCGCTGGCCGAGGCCACGGACCCGGTCCTGGATCCCGACCGGCGCGCCTGGCATGCCGCGCAGGCCGTCGACGGGCCGGACGAGGAGGTCGCCGCAGGTCTGGAGCAGGCAGCCGGCCGAGCGCGGCAGCGGGGCGGCATGGCGGCCGAGGCGGTGCTGCTGGAGCGCGCGGCCGAGGTGACGCCGGACGCTTGGTCCCGGGGACGCCGCGCTCTCGCGGCCGCCGAGGCGCACTTCTCGGCCGCTTCCCCTGACCGCGCCACGGAGCAGGCGACGCTGGCCGAATTGAGTCCCCTCAGCCCCTTGGACCGCGCCCGCTTGGCGCGCCTGCGTGCCAGGATCCTCTTCGCCCGCAGCCGCAGCGACGAAGCGGCACCGCTGCTCCTCGACGCCGCCGCACAGTTCACCGCTGCCGGATCGCCTCTGGCGGGGGAGACCTACCTCGAGGCGATCAGCGCGACCATCTTCGCAGGCAGGGTCCACGGTCCGGCAGGTGCCCAGGCGGCAGCGATCGCGGCCCGCGGGTCCGGGGCGCCCCCCTCGGGCTCCAACGCCGCCGACCTGCTCCTGGACGGTGTGGCCACGCTCCTCGCGGACGACCACCAGGCCGGTGGCCGGGCACTGCGCCGCGCGCTGGAGCCCCTCGCACACGAGGACGTCAGCACCCGCGAGGCGACGATGCGTTGGCTCCTCCTGGCCCCGGTCGCGCTGGAGGCGTTCATCCACTACGCCTGGGACCTGGGCGCGTGGGACACGCTGTCCACTCGCGCGGTGCGCCTGGCTCGCGACATCGGAGCGCTCGGCGCGCTGCCCCCGGCACTGATCTACGCCAGCGGGGTGCACATCCACACCGGTGAATTCGCCGAGGCGGAGCGGATGATCGACGAGGCCGACGCGATCGCCGCCGCGACCGGCCACGCCCCGCACAAATACGCGACGCTTGTCCTGGCCGCGTGGCGGGGCGACGAGGACGTTGCCGCCCCCTTCATCGAAGAGGCCAAGGAGAGGGCCGCGCAACGTGGCGAGGTGTCCCTCCTGGGCGTCACGGGCTACATCCAAGGCGTGCTGTTCAACGGCTTGGCACGCTACGACCAGGCCCTGGTGGCCGCTCGCTCGGGCATCGAGCACGACGGGTTCAACTTCACCGGCCTGTCGCTGGTCGAACACGTCGAGGCCGCGACCCGGTGCGGCGAGCTCGGTCAGGCCCGGGCCTCGCTCGCCCGGCTGGTCGACCTCACCCGCGCCGCCGATTCCGGCTGGGCCCGTGGCGTCACCGCGCGCAGCCAAGCTCTCCTCACCGACGGCGACGAGGCCGACGGCCTGTACCGGACCGCGATCGAGGAGCTCGGCCGTGACCGCGTGGTCGTGGCGGTGGAGGTGGCACGCACCCACCTGCTGTACGGCGAGTGGCTGCGCCGGAGCCGTCGCCGTTCGCTGGCCCGGGAGCACCTTCGCACGGCCCACGAGATGTTCGACGGAATGGGGGCGAAGGCGTTCGCCGAGCGAGCCCGCCGCGAGCTGCTCGCCACCGGCGAGCACGTCCGGGTGAGGGAATCCCAGCCGGAGAGCGCCCTGACCCCGCAGGAGTCGCAGATCGCGACCCTCGCGGCCGCCGGCATGACGAACCCGAAGATCGGTGCGGAGCTGTTCATCAGCCCGCACACCGTGGAGTGGCACCTGCGGAAGGTGTACACGAAGCTCGGGATCAGCTCACGCCGCGCGCTGCCGGGTGCCCTCACGAAGGCCCCGGCCACGGACACCAAGGGCGCGGGCACGGTGCGCTCCGGCTGAGATCCGGTGCGGGACCCCCCGGGATCCCCACGGACTCGACCACGGACTTCCAGGGCGCGGTGAGCGGTCCCGCGAACCGAGGGTGGAGGCATCGCCCTCGATGGGCGCTGCCCACGAAGAGGAGTCCTCAATGTCCGCGCCCAGCCTGGAGACGACCACGCCGACCGAACCCCCGGTCGCCCGGTCCGCCCCGGACGACCTGGACGACCTGGACGTCGCACTCGACATCTACCTGGCCCAGCGGACGCGACTGTTCCGTCTTGCCTACCACGTTCTCGGCGACGTCTCAGGAGCCGAAGACGTGGTCCAGGAGATATGGCTGCGCTGGCAGCGCACCCACCGCACGAAGATCGAGAATCCGGCCGCGTTCCTGACCGCGGCCACGACCCGACTGGCGATCAACGTCATCCAGTCCGCGCGACACCGCCACGAAACCCCGACCGAGTGGCAGTTGGTCGACCGCGTCGACCGGGCCGCCCAGGATCCCCTGCTGCGTGCCGAGCAAGCCGCGGCGATCAACGAGGCCTTGGCCCTGCTCATGGCGAAGCTGACGCCGGACGCACTGGCCGCCTACGTGCTGCGCAAGGGCTTCGACTACACCTATGCCGAGCTTGCGGGCGTGCTTCGGACCAACGCCCCGAACGCACGACAACTGGTCCACCGCGCGCAGGCCCGCCTGCGGAGTGACCGCGAGCGGCCAGTCCCCTCCGACTCACACCGTCGCCTCGTCGCTGCCTTCCAGACCGCGGCTGTCACCGGCGACCTCGAAGATCTGACACAGCTGCTCGCCCCCGACGGCCATGTGCACCGCTTGCCGTCGCCTCGGTCGCCTCGTCTGGGCCACCGGCCGGGCTGACGCACTGCGTGAGAGTAGGT includes:
- a CDS encoding AAA family ATPase; its protein translation is MTASPLPVLVGRHRECAAIDDLLVGLRKGESRVWVIRGEAGIGKSVLLEYAATQASRVTVTRARGIEADMELPYASLHQLCAPFLTEVEALPGPQRDALRVAFGMAAGDPPDRFLVGLAVLTLFTRASETRPVLVVVDDAQWLDQVSLQTLEFVARRLLAEAVAMAFAVRDPEGRAALVGLPEMRIGGLDAAAAGELLEAAVGGRLEKRVRDRFVAEMHGNPLALLEFSRGRSAADLAYGLDSSSPSVPVAVSSRIERDFASRLGSLPAPTRTLLLIAAAEPVGDARLLVRAAASLKITPDAAPAKAAGLIEFGESVRFRHPLVRSAVYHQADPEERRAVHRALAEATDPVLDPDRRAWHAAQAVDGPDEEVAAGLEQAAGRARQRGGMAAEAVLLERAAEVTPDAWSRGRRALAAAEAHFSAASPDRATEQATLAELSPLSPLDRARLARLRARILFARSRSDEAAPLLLDAAAQFTAAGSPLAGETYLEAISATIFAGRVHGPAGAQAAAIAARGSGAPPSGSNAADLLLDGVATLLADDHQAGGRALRRALEPLAHEDVSTREATMRWLLLAPVALEAFIHYAWDLGAWDTLSTRAVRLARDIGALGALPPALIYASGVHIHTGEFAEAERMIDEADAIAAATGHAPHKYATLVLAAWRGDEDVAAPFIEEAKERAAQRGEVSLLGVTGYIQGVLFNGLARYDQALVAARSGIEHDGFNFTGLSLVEHVEAATRCGELGQARASLARLVDLTRAADSGWARGVTARSQALLTDGDEADGLYRTAIEELGRDRVVVAVEVARTHLLYGEWLRRSRRRSLAREHLRTAHEMFDGMGAKAFAERARRELLATGEHVRVRESQPESALTPQESQIATLAAAGMTNPKIGAELFISPHTVEWHLRKVYTKLGISSRRALPGALTKAPATDTKGAGTVRSG
- a CDS encoding ABC transporter ATP-binding protein; translation: MATHAEQLTDVEAAAVRLTGLTRSFDGRTVLDGIDLSIPAGQFTALLGHSGSGKSTLLRAIAGLDHHVVGSGELTAPERVSVVFQDSRLLPWRRVLDNALLGTDGKEATERGRAALAEVGLAGRERAWPNELSGGEAQRAALARSLVRDPELLLADEPFGALDALTRIRMHALLRALWERHRPSVLLVTHDVDEALVLADRVLVLDRGRIGLDLAIERPHPRSHRDPLLAEYRERLLTALGVTEHRHHQEHPNLGEEHQ
- a CDS encoding FAD-binding protein, whose protein sequence is MSSPGHQLATSVLVVGTGGSGLRAAIEVAEAGVAVIAVGKRAADDAHTVLASGGVNAALATTDPAGTWEQHAADTLRESHSLADPRTVLVVARHAARGVHDLERYGMRFDRHGDGRIAQRHFGAPAYRRTALAGHSPGSEVQRVLRERANRLAIPILSNLYVTRLLVDDGTVFGAYGFDLVDGSRYVVHADAVILATGGHTRIWRRASSRRDENTGDSLRLAVEAGARLRDAELVQFHPSGLVNPENAAGTLVSEAARGEGGVLLNNLGERFMARYDPERMELSSRDRVALASYTEIKEGRGTQAGGVWLDLSHLPRETVLTRLPRVHRTLLDLQMDVTRDPIEVAPTAHYSMGGVWVRPEDHSTDVNGLFVIGEAASGLHGANRLEGNPLIELLVYGRIAGRAAAEYSAELTGQQRSLGAIRAAEAEVNRLLAADGDQNVRGLQRSVRHLMTKHAGVVRDEAGLAAGLAGLDEIETRMADVGVHVDISGFQDLAFAFNLRSTVLAARATLECALERRETRGCHNRSDYPDLNPDLTVNLVWSPETGVRRETVPPIPTDIAELMQDVSADGTVLE
- a CDS encoding acyltransferase — translated: MSVHPGKERQARSHGHRTAEISGSLDSGRPQKGPVRLAAIDGLRLVAAAMVAAYHYLGTPTPHFWGKTELKDTIPLLHTISGYGWLGVEFFFVISGFVICMSGWGRTPAQFTVSRISRLFPAYWCTVLLVVALLVVAQLGHWDAAPRIDTRTVLGNLTMAPGPLGLDLVSGVSWTLWVEARFYLLMAVLLIFGLTYRRMVAFCGAWLLAGAIALEVDSPILNEFVLSRYAGLFVAGIVLYLMRRFGQNLLLWLLLGFAWCYALTVLEFRVADHASGEGRPSWAMCAVILTLCLALLALAGVGPWAGVRWRWLITAGGLTYPFYLVHQSIGIPLAKGLLKAVPGLGLLPSMTVSLLFVLGLAALIYTQVERRLGRLLRHRLTLDVDMPGRTAGAARAAIPAAR
- a CDS encoding ABC transporter substrate-binding protein translates to MPPLSPSPSGVDRRLFLSSLLGVAAAAGLAGCAGASADVARSKGAASAPLASQVPSGTSLKIASYQGVQQLQFKLAGLADLPFTVADWLNIGAGPDVINAFRAKSLDLANNAGIPPIQAHFQGYDAKIVAINITRKPTYAFATKPGSDIQDVQGFRGKKLAFSQGQAQGVVLLRALKKAGLKYDEVNLVPLTSNQFLTALQAGQVDIAPLANQQAPAYIQQYGSKGARTIATDVVDLLNLLWAPSSVLADPAKAAAVAAYIPRWAKGQVWAYEHPDAWNREFYVKTQNLTLVQARSITALTNKPLFPPSWDEAVKWEQETADLLAEGGFVKGFDVDSLFDRRFEGIAAKAVPAEYRR
- a CDS encoding ABC transporter permease; protein product: MTMTATETAPVVTQPATKAPAVRRTKSRRLAPGKRLPASRLVGPGLFVALWAAASAAGQLDPGAIPAPWTVLRTAGRLWTDGTLPTDVLTSLERAGYGFALGLTAGVVLALAAGLSRVGEALIDGSVQLNRAIPTLGLIPLFILWLGIGETFKIAIIAIVVYIPIYLNLHAALSGIDHRYVELAEVQGLSRIAFIRQIVIPGALPGFFVGLRLGVTGSWLSLVVLEQINATSGLGYMMFQAQNYGRTDTILVGLLIYGVFGLVSDSTVRLIERRVLSWRRTLSN
- a CDS encoding ROK family protein, whose product is MPRSAVPIPQVALPSPPAPAVAGRASDGARRRRSASVVLRSVLEHGPVARSTIAALTGLSPASVSDHCAQLGALGLIREAAVPRRSKGVGRPHIPVDLDASRFVVGGVHVAVPYTTVALLDLRGRVLAERRLGHGDGIEPGRVLANAADGLGALLKEAGDRTPLGVGVAAGGWVDRECGTIVEHGLLGWRDVAVREAIGVRTGLPVHVDGHARALVNGERLFGQVRGARSLLHLFVGNVVDAAFATGHEVHHGPRSQAGAIAHLPVEGGTEPCGCGRTGCLQVELSERTLCRRARERGVIRTANPMHVVDAAADGDQVAVRLLMERARMVGRAARLLLDVLNPDTVVVTEVGVMYREDCLGALREAVGPERGAVVVPTSFPDSVLAVAGGSVALDVLYRDPLGASPGRT